A window of the Diorhabda carinulata isolate Delta chromosome 1, icDioCari1.1, whole genome shotgun sequence genome harbors these coding sequences:
- the LOC130894242 gene encoding phospholipase A2 inhibitor beta isoform X2: protein MIIDLSFNRIRKITKADIDRFKYLKFLYLADNLLTNIEIDVFEDADDLTTLDLSLNAINRVPPVIFQLPSLTSLYLSQNLNINIVDAIEVSKPIVSPLTQIDISQTTDEDNYSDFPNFGILPFLLFLNITRNFYFNLTPRFFMGLCNLQKLINDNVTTDFEDPCDCWRINYWLKDKHVKFSPFRCAIVESQCKYTDFKEEDLQLYNQCKEKHAAIQRSNLILKISIGIGVALIIIIILIVIIYFWRKRKNNRIKHNSTIKKHGVDDSSPLNVQGKAVSNEYSL from the exons ATCATTGACTTAAGTTTCAATAGAATaaggaaaataacaaaagcTGATATAGACAGATTCAAGTATTTGAAATTCTTGTACTTAGCAGACAACCTTCTTACCAATATAGAGATAGATGTGTTTGAAGACGCCGATGACTTAACTACATTGGATTTATCCTTAAATGCTATCAACAGAGTACCACCTGTAATTTTTCAGTTGCCATCCCTAACATCACTCTACCTCAGccaaaatttgaatatcaatATTGTTGACGCTATAGAAGTTTCAAAACCAATTGTGAGTCCTCTCACTCAAATAGATATAAGCCAAACGACTGATGAAGATAATTATTCCGATTTTCCGAATTTTGGTATTTTGccgtttttgctttttttgaatattacaagaaatttttatttcaatttaactcCCAGATTTTTTATGGGGCTCTGTAACTTACAAAAACTGATTAACGACAATGTTACGACTGATTTTGAAGATCCATGTGATTGCTGGAGGATAAATTATTGGCTAAAAGACAAACACGTCAAATTTTCTCCATTCAGGTGTGCAATTGTTGAATCAC AATGCAAATATACTGACTTCAAAGAAGAAGACTTACAGCTCTATAATCAGTGCAAAGAAAAACATGCAGCAATACAGAGAagcaatttaattttgaaaataagtatagGTATAGGAGTTGCTctgattataataattattcttattgtgataatatatttttggcgAAAAAGAAAGAATAATCGTATAAAACATAATAGTACAATAAAAAAGCATGGCGTTGATGATTCCAGTCCATTAAACGTACAGGGAAAAGCTGTTAGTAATGAATACTCATTGTGA